A portion of the Fulvia fulva chromosome 1, complete sequence genome contains these proteins:
- a CDS encoding 3-ketoacyl-CoA thiolase, peroxisomal yields the protein MTTTDRLKSVLSQINPATSAVDQICQKNPDDVVITLAIRTPLCKYKKGGMKDTTLDDMVFKLLEQVRAKCGIDPAQVDDICLGNVNEGRAAHYCRAAALAAGFPNTTAASSSSRFCSSGLTATCHIANEIASGMIDVGIAIGAESLSEGNQRLPRAFADNIMKDREAEDCMLPMGITSENVASDFNITRDEQDRYAVESYKRAEAAQKAGLFNDELVPITVKKDGQDLLISQDEVRWGTTFENINKLKPSFTKDGKSTPGNSSQITDGAAALVLMRRSKALELGQPILGKYVATSIAGLAPRIMGIGPSIVIPKLLSRLGLDLHKDVDVVEINEAFASMAVYCRDKLEVDWSKMNPRGGAIALGHPFGMTGVRQIVTGLSECRRTKKKVLLTSMCLGTGMGMAGVFVNEAL from the exons ATGACTACCACAGATCGCCTCAAGTCCGTACTGTCGCAGATTAACCCAGCGACAAGCGCAGTCGACCAAAT ATGTCAAAAGAATCCCGACGATGTTGTGATTACTTTAGCCATCCGAACGCCACTATGCAAGTACAAGAAGGGCGGCATGAAAGATACGACGCTGGATGATATGGTCTTCAAGCTGCTCGAACAAGTCCGAGCGAAATGTGGCATCGACCCTGCTCAAGTAGACGATATTTGCCTGGGCAAT GTCAACGAAGGCAGAGCAGCGCACTACTGCCGTGCTGCGGCCTTAGCTGCTGGCTTTCCAAACACAACAGCGGCATCAAGCTCCTCCCGCTTCTGCTCCTCCGGCTTGACAGCAACTTGCCACATCGCCAACGAGATAGCAAGCGGCATGATCGACGTCG GCATCGCCATCGGCGCCGAATCCCTCAGCGAAGGCAACCAACGCCTCCCCCGCGCGTTCGCTGACAACATCATGAAAGACCGTGAAGCCGAAGACTGCATGCTCCCTATGGGCATTACTTCGGAAAATGTTGCCTCAGACTTCAACATTACCCGTGATGAGCAGGATCGCTACGCAGTAGAATCCTACAAACGCGCCGAAGCAGCCCAGAAGGCCGGCCTCTTCAACGACGAACTCGTCCCTATAACCGTCAAAAAGGACGGCCAAGACCTCCTCATCTCCCAAGACGAAGTCCGCTGGGGCACAACCTTCGAAAACATCAACAAGCTCAAACCCTCCTTCACCAAAGACGGAAAGTCCACACCCGGCAACTCCTCGCAAATCACAGATGGCGCCGCTGCCCTTGTCCTCATGCGCCGCTCAAAGGCACTGGAACTAGGTCAACCGATCCTTGGCAAATACGTCGCCACCTCGATCGCCGGCCTGGCACCTCGAATCATGGGAATAGGGCCATCGATTGTGATTCCCAAACTCCTCTCCCGTCTTGGTCTCGACCTGCACAAAGACGTCGATGTTGTCGAGATTAATGAGGCTTTCGCAAGTATGGCAGTGTACTGTCGCGATAAGCTAGAGGTCGACTGGAGCAAGATGAACCCTCGCGGAGGAGCGATAGCGCTGGGACATCCTTTTGGCATGACGGGTGTAAGACAGATTGTGACGGGGCTGAGTGAGTGTAGGAGGACGAAGAAGAAGGTGTTGTTGACGAGTATGTGTCTGGGCACGGGGATGGGTATGGCAGGCGTGTTCGTCAATGAGGCTTTGTGA
- a CDS encoding putative metalloreductase AIM14, protein MYRFADLTHEQQLERRELLDWYGFLAQVSVLVPLLALQIYRLVGWAQSRLIGKDDLQTPSSPYVKASRLGHGLNVPGIAARWRKFQWWCGDSVEYAGLHIGTRGEILGAGIWTLWLVVLSFLQTGDDYLHLTKRLGAVGASQLPFHYLLSLKSPYSPLQLLTRRSHESLIALHQLLGRIITALFYAHVALYLNFYIQSNLLLAKVTQFYIICGIFGILAFTAIGTTALKPLRDWSYRVFYIVHVVLATLVLPALYFHVNHVRVYVYETLLVYGLHIVLRAVTTKTHTGSVKTIQDANLIEINIPVSGKVAHRWQTGQHAYLSLAGNPFLRTFKSNPFTVSSMPSIDGNLRFVARILDGNTAKLASNPKTSQQITTEGPYGLASHPERLLQYDRILVLAGGVGATFIVPLYRQLLSDLSPSKGSHRRQRVTFIWTARSMAEVSWALPQDVKEREGFVERLQVHLTKDVSAATPSSGGTFAVGEEEDEQGPVGEGEDGIELEEQQNLLGRDGGEAKEESGLVVHAGRPDLRRVVEQMFTHSSGENIAVVVCGPRGLGKALRREVGRFVRRGRDVWLWDESFST, encoded by the exons ATGTACCGTTTCGCGGACCTCACCCACGAGCAGCAGCTGGAAAGACGAGAACTTTTGGACTGGTACGGCTTCCTAGCCCAGGTGTCTGTTCTAGTGCCTCTCCTAGCATTGCAAATATATAGACTCGTAGGCTGGGCGCAGTCCAGATTGATTGGCAAAGATGATCTGCAGACGCCAAGCTCGCCGTATGTGAAAGCATCGAGGCTGGGCCACGGGCTGAACGTGCCCGGCATAGCAGCGAGATGGAGGAAGTTCCAGTGGTGGTGCGGTGACTCTGTCGAGTATGCTGGGCTGCACATTGGAACGAGAGGAGAAATACTGGGAGCTGGCATCTGGACGCTTTGGCTAGTGGTTTTGTCGTTCTTGCAGACTGGGGATG ACTATCTCCACCTCACGAAACGTCTGGGAGCAGTTGGAGCATCTCAGCTGCCCTTCCATTATCTATTGTCCCTAAAGTCGCCCTACTCTCCACTTCAGCTGCTGACCAGACGTTCTCATGAAAGTCTCATAGCACTGCATCAGCTTCTTGGACGAATCATCACGGCGCTGTTCTACGCTCACGTGGCTCTCTATCTCAACTTCTATATTCAGTCGAATCTCCTCCTGGCCAAGGTTACGCAGTTCTACATCATTTGCGGCATCTTTGGAATCCTTGCCTTCACGGCCATTGGCACAACAGCCCTAAAGCCACTTCGAGACTGGAGCTATCGGGTGTTCTACATCGTTCACGTCGTCCTCGCTACACTTGTGCTTCCTGCACTGTACTTTCATGTGAATCATGTCCGGGTCTACGTCTACGAGACGTTGCTCGTGTACGGCCTTCACATCGTCCTTCGTGCGGTGACGACGAAAACGCACACTGGATCCGTCAAGACAATTCAAGATGCCAACCTCATCGAGATCAACATACCTGTCAGCGGAAAAGTAGCACATAGATGGCAGACCGGCCAACACGCCTACCTGTCCCTGGCAGGCAACCCCTTCCTCCGCACCTTCAAGAGTAACCCCTTCACGGTGAGCTCCATGCCGTCCATCGACGGGAATCTGCGGTTTGTAGCTCGCATTCTGGACGGTAATACGGCAAAACTCGCCTCCAACCCTAAGACCTCGCAACAAATCACAACCGAAGGTCCCTATGGTCTCGCATCACACCCCGAAAGACTCCTCCAATATGACCGAATCCTCGTCTTAGCCGGCGGCGTCGGCGCAACTTTCATCGTTCCGCTCTACCGCCAGCTTCTCTCAGACCTCAGCCCAAGCAAGGGCAGCCACAGACGTCAGCGTGTCACTTTCATCTGGACTGCTCGATCTATGGCAGAAGTCTCCTGGGCTCTGCCGCAAGATGTGAAGGAGCGGGAAGGCTTCGTGGAGAGGTTGCAGGTGCATCTCACGAAAGACGTCAGCGCTGCAACTCCGAGCTCTGGTGGAACTTTTGCTGTAGGCGAAGAGGAGGATGAGCAGGGGCCGGTAGGCGAGGGTGAGGATGGAATCGAGTTGGAGGAGCAGCAGAATTTGTTGGGGAGGGATGGAGGTGAGGCGAAGGAAGAAAGTGGGCTTGTTGTACATGCAGGAAGGCCGGATTTGAGGAGGGTTGTGGAGCAGATGTTTACGCATAGTAGTGGTGAGAATATTGCTGTTGTGGTTTGTGGGCCGAGAGGTTTGGGGAAAGCATTGAGGAGGGAGGTGGGCAGATTTGTGAGACGGGGGAGGGATGTTTGGCTATGGGACGAGAGTTTTTCAACGTAG